A region from the Neurospora crassa OR74A linkage group V, whole genome shotgun sequence genome encodes:
- a CDS encoding P-type ATPase, which yields MAGPDQPDAAEALRDRLENIELQQNEVHIPRPALRRLPASTPSLRLGQRRSTDGRHPAVHGRPSLGLPRHSSHLAPETPTSPLSPASPSATRVRFSLDIPDDDLPRSGRPSLSRPSLQLPSQLYTINSNIDLPSSSVKPSQPGRPSLEPRHSAANSTRSRLSLTLPRQRYDEAYGDSSSAMATEEETKITLDTYKDWIGRQKERQKRLTSDPLNRIKAGAENAYQKYIVEGLLRQRPIPPSKDGRHIPLKPGLVRQTPLNDERTGQPYVSNFIRSSRYTLYDFLPKQLLFQFGKLANFYFLVIGILQMVPGLSTTGTYTTIAPLIVFVCISMAKEGYDDYRRYRLDKLENRSAAFVLDPDGTVSTRVRGRKRGMLMEMVKGKKSAEGGAATELAGLERVTTAEVDQSEGEGGGEPWARIEWQDIRVGDIVQLRRDENVPADMVLLHATGPNGVAYIETMALDGETNLKSKQACPLLLNHCSSTNDMAHCDATVVSEDPNLDLYNYEGRVTVNGETMPLTSNQIVYRGSTLRNTTQAIGIVVNTGEECKIRMNAHKNVRTKAPEMQFMVNRIVMLLVVFVVALAVGCTGGYTMWHRSNERKAWYLIQQKVPIKEIVIGFIIAFNTLIPLSLYVSLEIIKLGQLYLLADVEMYDPKTDTAMSANTTTILENLGQVSYVFSDKTGTLTENLMRFRKISVGGAAFLHDMDIRRDAEKAKQEQLAQDLPKRSLSISAKPRPSNVEASLEPLAEESSNEPIVANQSAWHSSAGVKHGQREPNTEELIRYLQQRPNTPFSRIAKHFILCIALCHTCLPETKEDGEMTFQAASPDELALVEGARDLGYLVIDRPSQAIRLQTRDADGNPVTETYEVLDVIEFSSKRKRMSIVIRMPDGSTCIFTKGADSMILPRLKQSNLAIQTAGKIGQMASMRKSMEQEKALRRLSLHSIKRDSMNLVRASRASMDHRRVKGSQRRSTFFTDEVDSWLVRRETDEFDDSNPPPRRSMQRGRSFEVGRPHDPLDGMVDEHLALNEAAVFERCFKHIDDFASEGLRTLVFAYRYLDGEEYRKWKTIYHEATTSLVNRQERIEAAAEIIEQNFDLAGATAIEDKLQHGVPETIDKFRRANIKIWMLTGDKRETAINIAHSARICKPFSEVYILDATQGDLQERLASTLIDVGRGMVPHSVVVIDGHTLSVVEEDESLRVLFFDLVVRVDSVICCRASPSQKATLVQSIRQQVPKAVTLAIGDGANDIAMIQASHVGIGISGREGLQAARISDFSISQFRFLQRLLFVHGRWNYIRTGKYILGTFWKEIVFYLVQAQFQRYNGYTGTSLFESTSLTVFNTLFTSLPVILFGIFEKDLEADTLMAIPELYTYGQKEKAFNVRLYIGWMFMAVSESVLIFSIVWYVYGITLPPENAALYPVGTLAFTICVIFINIKMLVLELHNRIAICFAGLFISVFGWFLWNLLLSGIFSAKMSPYLVRDGFIRGFGQHAPWWVVCIIALSALLIFEVAISAVRRSLWPTDQDLMKEIEHIDGVLEVMKEHAAERGEAGLPAADVTAAEAGSMRHKNSYGDFTGASMTPAAAGSSSSRPLMPEGRPSHAYTRPNFDSPAEELEDPVEDVVRLKSKAAGEVGEPKGSMKGKTPRKSALRTNMDVGVSTRFLGEGSANTPIASGSAMEASEPYFVTSPIEMPEMHSPVVSTAAAATADTGVGSEEAGEGSAVERQLTGTTVNQEEGQPPVTRQLL from the coding sequence ATGGCCGGACCAGACCAGCCAGATGCCGCCGAGGCTCTCAGAGACCGACTTGAAAACATCGAACTGCAGCAAAATGAAGTCCACATCCCTCGCCCAGCATTGCGTCGCTTGCCAGCTTCGACGCCCTCGCTAAGGCTTGGGCAGCGGCGATCAACCGACGGCCGACATCCTGCGGTGCATGGGAGACCAAGCCTTGGACTTCCTAGACATTCGTCCCACCTTGCTCCCGAAACACCAACATCCCCCTTATCACCAGCCTCGCCATCGGCAACGCGTGTGCGTTTCAGTCTCGATATTCCTGACGACGATCTCCCGAGGTCTGGGCGTCCCAGCCTGTCGCGCCCGAGCTTACAACTTCCGTCCCAACTATACACAATCAACTCTAATATCGACCTCCCGTCCTCTTCCGTAAAACCATCACAACCGGGCCGGCCAAGCTTGGAACCACGACACAGCGCAGCGAATAGCACCCGCTCTCGTTTATCCTTAACCTTACCCCGACAACGCTACGATGAGGCGTACGGCGATTCCAGCAGTGCTATGGCCACGGAAGAGGAGACCAAAATCACTCTTGACACCTACAAGGACTGGATTGGGAGACAGAAGGAGAGACAAAAGAGGTTGACAAGCGATCCGTTGAATAGGATAAAGGCTGGTGCCGAGAATGCCTACCAGAAATACATTGTTGAAGGCCTTCTGCGACAAAGGCCAATACCCCCAAGTAAAGATGGAAGGCACATACCGCTGAAACCTGGTTTGGTACGACAGACACCGTTGAACGACGAGCGGACGGGTCAGCCTTACGTCTCAAACTTTATCCGTTCCAGCAGATATACCCTCTATGACTTCTTGCCGAAGCAATTACTTTTTCAGTTCGGCAAGCTCGCCAACTTCTATTTCCTTGTCATCGGTATCCTACAGATGGTTCCTGGATTGAGCACAACCGGAACGTACACGACAATAGCCCCGCTTATAGTTTTTGTGTGCATTAGTATGGCAAAAGAAGGTTATGACGACTACCGCCGTTACAGACTCGATAAACTGGAGAACAGGAGTGCCGCGTTTGTGCTGGATCCCGATGGCACCGTCAGCACCAGAGTACGAGGGAGGAAACGGGGGATGCTCATGGAAATGGTCAAGGGCAAAAAGTCGGCTGAGGGTGGTGCTGCTACGGAACTAGCTGGTTTGGAAAGGGTGACCACAGCTGAAGTCGACCAGAGCGAGGGAGAGGGCGGAGGCGAGCCTTGGGCACGAATCGAATGGCAGGACATCAGAGTCGGCGACATTGTTCAGCTGCGGAGAGATGAAAACGTGCCCGCCGATATGGTGCTTCTCCATGCCACTGGCCCGAACGGAGTCGCATATATCGAGACTATGGCGTTGGATGGCGAGACAAATCTCAAGAGCAAACAGGCCTGTCCTTTGTTGCTCAACCATTGCTCCTCTACCAACGACATGGCCCACTGCGATGCTACAGTCGTCTCCGAGGACCCGAATCTCGACCTCTACAACTACGAAGGCCGAGTGACGGTAAACGGAGAGACGATGCCCTTGACCTCCAATCAGATCGTGTACAGAGGATCAACCCTCCGCAATACGACCCAAGCGATTGGAATCGTCGTCAACACTGGCGAGGAGTGCAAGATTCGGATGAATGCGCACAAGAATGTGCGGACCAAGGCACCCGAGATGCAGTTCATGGTCAACCGAATTGTCATGCTTCTCGTGGTCTTCGTCGTTGCACTCGCTGTTGGGTGTACTGGTGGATATACCATGTGGCATCGCAGCAATGAAAGGAAGGCTTGGTATCTCATTCAGCAAAAGGTCCCAATCAAGGAAATTGTCATTGGCTTCATTATCGCTTTCAACACTCTGATTCCCCTGTCACTTTATGTCAGTCTTGAAATCATCAAGCTTGGGCAACTTTACCTACTGGCGGATGTCGAGATGTATGATCCCAAAACAGACACGGCAATGAGCGCCAACACCACAACGATTTTGGAAAACCTCGGTCAGGTTAGCTATGTGTTTTCGGACAAGACAGGTACCCTGACTGAGAACCTCATGAGGTTCCGGAAGATCAGTGTGGGAGGAGCGGCCTTTCTCCATGACATGGATATACGGAGAGACGCAGAGAAGGCAAAGCAAGAGCAACTCGCCCAGGATCTGCCGAAAAGGAGCCTTTCGATCTCAGCAAAACCGCGGCCCTCTAATGTCGAGGCCTCCTTGGAACCACTTGCAGAAGAGTCGAGCAACGAGCCTATTGTCGCCAACCAATCTGCGTGGCACTCAAGCGCTGGTGTGAAACATGGACAGCGGGAACCGAATACCGAGGAGTTGATTCGCTATCTTCAGCAGAGGCCTAACACGCCTTTCTCCCGTATCGCCAAGCACTTCATACTCTGCATTGCGCTTTGCCACACCTGTCTCCCTGAGACcaaggaggatggcgaaATGACTTTCCAGGCCGCCTCTCCTGACGAGTTGGCGTTGGTGGAAGGAGCTAGGGACTTGGGCTACTTGGTGATCGACCGTCCCTCACAGGCCATCAGGCTTCAAACTCGCGATGCGGACGGCAACCCTGTTACTGAGACATATGAGGTTCTAGACGTCATCGAGTTCAGTAGCAAGCGGAAGCGCATGTCCATTGTCATTCGCATGCCTGACGGGTCTACCTGTATCTTTACCAAGGGTGCTGATAGCATGATTCTGCCTCGCCTCAAGCAGAGCAATCTGGCTATCCAGACTGCTGGAAAGATCGGACAGATGGCCAGCATGCGTAAGAGTATGGAACAGGAGAAGGCTCTGCGTCGGCTTAGTCTCCACAGTATCAAGCGTGACAGCATGAACCTTGTTCGGGCTTCTCGTGCTTCGATGGACCACCGAAGGGTTAAGGGCAGTCAGCGCCGGTCTACGTTCTTTACGGATGAGGTTGATTCTTGGCTAGTACGTCGTGAGACTGACGAGTTTGATGATTCCAACCCACCCCCGCGTCGCTCGATGCAGCGTGGCCGGTCCTTTGAAGTCGGTCGTCCCCATGATCCGCTCGACGGAATGGTTGACGAACATTTGGCTCTGAACGAGGCCGCCGTGTTCGAACGCTGCTTCAAGCACATTGATGACTTCGCCTCTGAAGGTCTGCGAACCCTCGTCTTTGCCTACCGCTATCTGGATGGTGAAGAGTacaggaagtggaagactATTTATCATGAAGCCACTACCAGCCTGGTTAACCGCCAAGAGCGCATCGAGGCGGCTGCTGAGATCATTGAACAGAACTTTGACCTTGCTGGAGCTACCGCCATTGAGGACAAGCTGCAGCACGGTGTGCCCGAGACCATCGACAAGTTCCGCCGTGCCAACATTAAGATCTGGATGCTTACGGGTGACAAGCGTGAGACTGCCATCAACATCGCTCACTCAGCTAGAATCTGCAAGCCCTTCTCGGAGGTCTACATCCTGGACGCGACTCAAGGCGATCTTCAGGAGAGACTTGCCTCGACTCTGATAGATGTGGGTCGTGGCATGGTTCCTCACtcggttgttgttattgatGGTCACACTCTGAGTGtcgtggaggaggacgagtcCCTCCGCGTTTTGTTCTTTGACCTTGTTGTTAGAGTCGACTCGGTCATCTGCTGTCGCGCATCCCCATCGCAGAAGGCCACGCTTGTTCAGAGCATCCGCCAGCAAGTTCCCAAGGCTGTCACTCTTGCCATTGGTGATGGTGCCAATGATATTGCCATGATCCAAGCTTCGCACGTTGGCATCGGTATTTCCGGAAGAGAGGGTCTCCAGGCTGCTCGAATTTCGGATTTTTCCATCAGTCAGTTCCGGTTCTTACAACGCCTACTCTTTGTTCACGGTCGCTGGAACTATATCAGGACTGGCAAGTATATCCTTGGTACCTTCTGGAAGGAGATTGTCTTCTACTTAGTACAGGCGCAGTTCCAACGTTACAACGGCTATACGGGTACTTCTCTGTTCGAATCTACCAGTTTGACTGTCTTCAACACCCTGTTTACCTCGCTCCCGGTTATTCTCTTTGGTATCTTCGAGAAGGATCTTGAAGCCGACACACTGATGGCAATACCCGAACTCTACACATACGGACAGAAGGAGAAAGCCTTCAACGTCAGGCTGTACATTGGTTGGATGTTCATGGCCGTCTCCGAGTCAGTGCTAATTTTCAGCATTGTCTGGTATGTCTATGGTATTACCCTGCCGCCCGAGAACGCTGCTCTCTATCCCGTCGGTACCCTGGCCTTTACCATTTGCGTCATTTTCATCAACATTAAAATGCTTGTCCTCGAACTCCACAACCGCATCGCTATCTGTTTCGCCGGTCTCTTCATCTCTGTCTTTGGCTGGTTCCTTTggaacctcctcctcagcggcATCTTCTCGGCCAAGATGAGTCCGTACCTTGTTAGAGACGGTTTCATCAGAGGTTTCGGCCAACACGCGCCCTGGTGGGTCGTCTGCATCATCGCGCTGTCTGCCCTTCTTATCTTTGAGGTAGCCATCAGCGCAGTGCGCAGATCTCTATGGCCTACCGATCAAGACCTGATGAAGGAGATTGAGCACATTGATGGTGTCCTGGAAGTAATGAAAGAACATGCCGCCGAGCGTGGAGAAGCCGGTCTGCCCGCGGCGGATGTGACGGCCGCGGAGGCTGGTAGCATGAGGCACAAGAACAGCTATGGCGACTTCACCGGCGCCAGTATGACTCCGGCCGCCGcaggaagcagcagcagcagacctCTGATGCCCGAAGGTCGCCCGAGCCATGCGTACACGCGCCCCAACTTTGACTCCCCggcggaggagctggaggaccCGGTGGAGGACGTCGTCAGGCTTAAGAGCAAGGCGGCAGGGGAGGTGGGGGAGCCCAAGGGCAGCATGAAGGGGAAGACTCCTAGGAAGTCGGCATTACGAACGAACATGGACGTGGGTGTGAGCACAAGGTTCCTAGGGGAGGGGAGTGCCAATACGCCGATTGCTAGCGGGTCAGCAATGGAAGCGAGTGAGCCGTATTTTGTCACGAGCCCGATCGAGATGCCGGAGATGCATTCTCCTGTGGTGTcaacggcggcagcggctaCGGCGGACACCGGTGTTGGATCAGAGGAAGCGGGAGAAGGCAGTGCAGTGGAGAGGCAGTTGACCGGGACGACTGTTAATCAGGAAGAGGGACAGCCGCCGGTGACGAGGCAGTTATTGTGA
- the kal-1 gene encoding homeobox domain-containing protein yields MATDIINQETLAPPSMKQEAPSPTSSMTPLPTPTSTSCPKDSVSPSPSTPANGNKNHNQSSASRRPPRKSTLTQQQKNQKRQRATQDQLTTLEMEFNKNPTPTATVRERIAEEINMTERSVQIWFQNRRAKIKLLAKKSLESGEDMDSIPESMRQYLAIQAMESGKGLGYFGRTGLLPYGHQGMLGGEQGGQGKVLIHHLTCKSLTIGKWMRVSQNSMDLIIFYSPDKCTMTYYINNEQEGYKIEYPFSYIKNIYLNNGDGDHMGGITIELLHPPLFFMDAAGQASGFFQVGDFTEDQQASSVLTHHLGGNPKILSGQLAKLVSLEAFMHRHSPNHMFQEMHHPMALSAPVSPARPSSQPNFAQPHVGMFQENQWGINVHQNNNMMMRGGPGHKRQRSRSVPGPIDFQTLQMLQQPPSFHITQPEHQQAPVHNPQIFAPIPQQPNMLGPLNPNLRIDTQAGFGSVDMRQYPMSATTAPHSPAGFNSPNYFAPPDNGNMAGSFTPYSATFSPMINPSSLGVPPPSISPLSFDHPAIMSESPPMSMPPICEGSAISDDGSTHDMYQPGKHSYTLPMHPHSPFAEPNQAEMELNQYMDLKHFDVDPASLSPESIHHTQ; encoded by the exons ATGGCTACCGACATAATCAACCAGGAGACTTTGGCCCCTCCGTCCATGAAGCAGGAAGCGCCTTCGCCAACCTCCAGCATGACTCCTCTTCCTACTCCCACCTCGACCAGCTGCCCCAAGGACAGTGTttcgccttctccctctACTCCCGCCAATGGCAACAAGAACCACAACCAGTCTTCGGCCTCGAGGCGTCCTCCCCGCAAGAGCACCCTTACTCAGCAGCAAAAGAACCAGAAGAGGCAACGTGCGACGCAGGACCAGCTCACAACCCTTGAGATGGAGTTCAACAAGAACCCTACCCCGACTGCCACTGTTCGCGAGAGGATAGCGGAGGAGATCAACATGACCGAAAGATCCGTCCAGATTTGGTTCCAGAATCG TCGCGCCAAGATCAAGCTTCTGGCAAAGAAGAGCTTGGAAAGCGGCGAGGATATGGATTCCATCCCCGAGTCTATGAGACAGTATCTTGCGATACAGGCGATGGAGTCGGGCAAGGGTCTTGGTTACTTTGGTCGCACTGGTTTGCTGCCTTACGGACACCAGGGCATGCTCGGTGGTGAGCAAGGCGGACAGGGCAAAGTTT TGATTCACCATCTCACCTGCAAATCGCTCACTATTGGCAAGTGGATGCGCGTGTCCCAAAACTCTATGGATCTCATCATCTTTTACTCCCCCGACAAGTGCACGATGACCTACTACATCAACAACGAGCAGGAAGGATACAAGATCGAGTATCCCTTTTCTTACATTAAGAATATTTACCTCAAcaatggcgatggcgatCATATGGGCGGAATCACGATCGAGCTCCTCCACCcgcccctcttcttcatggACGCGGCTGGCCAGGCTAGCGGCTTTTTCCAGGTCGGTGATTTTACTGAGGACCAGCAAGCTTCAAGCGTGCTCACCCACCACCTTGGTGGCAACCCCAAGATTTTGAGCGGCCAGCTTGCCAAGCTTGTCAGCCTGGAGGCTTTCATGCATCGTCACAGCCCGAACCACATGTTCCAGGAGATGCACCACCCCATGGCCCTGTCTGCGCCTGTTTCGCCAGCTCGTCCCTCTTCTCAGCCAAACTTTGCGCAGCCGCACGTGGGCATGTTCCAGGAGAACCAATGGGGGATCAACGTTCAtcagaacaacaacatgatGATGCGGGGAGGACCTGGCCACAAGAGGCAGCGTAGCCGCAGTGTCCCTGGACCGATCGATTTCCAGACACTCCAAATGCTCCAGCAGCCCCCAAGCTTCCACATCACGCAACCTGAGCATCAGCAGGCTCCTGTTCACAACCCCCAGATCTTTGCTCCTATCCCTCAGCAGCCCAACATGCTGGGTCCTCTCAACCCCAACTTGCGCATTGATACCCAGGCTGGCTTCGGGTCGGTGGATATGCGACAGTATCCCATGTCGGCGACGACTGCTCCGCACTCACCGGCTGGCTTTAACAGTCCCAACTACTTCGCCCCTCCTGACAATGGCAACATGGCAGGTAGCTTCACCCCCTATAGCGCTACTTTCTCGCCCATGATCAACCCCTCGAGCCTCGGTGTCCCGCCTCCGTCGATTTCCCCGCTATCGTTCGACCACCCTGCTATCATGAGCGAATCTCCGCCGATGTCTATGCCTCCCATCTGCGAAGGCTCCGCGATCTCGGACGATGGCTCCACCCACGACATGTACCAGCCGGGCAAGCACAGTTACACACTTCCGATGCATCCTCACTCGCCATTCGCTGAACCGAACCAAGCAGAAATGGAGCTGAACCAGTACATGGATCTCAAACACTTTGATGTCGATCCCGCTTCTCTGTCTCCTGAAAGCATTCACCATACACAGTGA
- a CDS encoding CRAL/TRIO domain-containing protein: MATVLKVPLASPTPDSQPKPQAALTADQEEKYNWLLEQVKNWKEVPATEGKAGPITDREKFWLTRECLLRFLRATKWNQKEAEKRILGTLTWRREYGVEELTADHISPENETGKQIILGYDKEGRVCHYLNPGRQNTEASPRQVQHLVFMLERVIDLMPPQVETLSLLINFKSSKSRSNTAPGIGQAREVLNILQNHYPERLGRALIINVPWIVNGFFKLITPFIDPNTREKLKFNEDMKKYVPAEQLWTEFNGSLEFDYDHATYWPALQKMCVEKREAKYQRWVAGGQQIGELEDFITGHAQVGVAGPIAAATSAPEPTPAASAPAPAAEPETILAPEPALASETALAPPPVTASVPVATEAHDEAPAPAPEAAAIPEPTPAAVPVEEKKEEEKPKVVASTEVGETTA, encoded by the exons ATGGCCACTGTCCTCAAGGTCCCTCTGGCTTCCCCTACCCCTGACAGCCAGCCCAAGCCCCAAGCGGCGCTTACGGCTGACCAGGAGGAAAAGTACAACTGGTTGCTCGAACAAGTCAAAAACTGGAAGGAAGTCCCTGCGACTGAGGGCAAGGCCGGTCCCATCACCGATAGAGAGAAGTTCTGGTTGACTCGGGAATGTCTCCTCCGCTTTCTGCGCGCAACAAAATGGAATCAAAAGGAGGCTGAGAAACGCATCCTGGGCACGCTCACGTGGAGGAGAGAGTACGGCGTCGAGGAGTTGACTGCGGATCACATCTCGCCCGAAAACGAGACCGGCAAGCAGATCATCTTGGGCTACGACAAGGAGGGCCGCGTCTGCCATTACCTGAACCCTGGCCGCCAGAACACCGAGGCCTCTCCTCGCCAAGTTCAGCACCTCGTCTTCATGCTCGAGCGCGTTATCGACCTTATGCCGCCCCAGGTTGAGACTCTGTCTCTGCTCATCAACTTCAAGTCGAGCAAGTCCAGGTCCAACACGGCTCCTGGCATCGGTCAGGCTCGCGAAGTCCTCAACATCCTTCAGAACCACTACCCCGAGAGACTCGGGCGCGCTCTCATTATTAATG TTCCCTGGATTGTCAACGGCTTCTTCAAACTCATCACTCCCTTTATCGACCCCAACACCCGCGAGAAGCTCAAGTTCAACGAGGACATGAAGAAGTACGTCCCCGCCGAGCAGCTCTGGACCGAGTTCAACGGCTCTCTTGAGTTCGACTACGACCATGCCACCTACTGGCCCGCCCTGCAGAAGATGTGCGTCGAGAAGCGGGAGGCCAAGTACCAGCGCTGGGTTGCCGGTGGTCAGCAGATTGGCGAGCTGGAGGATTTCATCACTGGGCATGCTCAGGTTGGCGTTGCTGGTCCTATTGCCGCTGCCACCTCTGCTCCTGAGCCCACTCCTGCCGCATCTGCGCCTGCGCCGGCTGCTGAGCCCGAGACCATTCTTGCTCCCGAGCCTGCTCTTGCTTCCGAGACTGCTCTTGCTCCTCCCCCTGTTACTGCTTCCGTACCAGTGGCAACGGAGGCTCACGACGAGGCGCCAGCCCCGGCTCCCGAGGCTGCTGCTATTCCAGAGCCCACACCGGCGGCGGTGCctgtggaggagaagaaggaagaggaaaagccAAAGGTTGTCGCGTCAACTGAGGTCGGAGAGACCACTGCTTAA
- a CDS encoding DNA polymerase alpha/primase associated subunit yields MADPVVAELNERFGTANTELSPDVIYELQSIMRLHELDVQDMFFKWESYCIKMDMDQPKMSMSTVRKFKQDLQDTLERANRAQALEQVKTEKRPGGTPRPGARNNSDVFGMLDGLTTPAARRAAKLGSARKTPMGTPIGSRLKNEPVSSPMKLEAQLDAMGVIPPSSFKDRPNAGEVIEILNENLPAPEPPIAPFGESRIKLTAASDLKKLGYKPLAMKLSEASEILDDRIDDFTSLVLEHYKLDESVFGSAAMQSTTEIVAVGRVASDTSEGKLNAASLVLETSRKLGGGFRVPLNVSKLKGYQFFPGQIVALRGTNTTGREFTVNEVIRMPLMGNAASTLETMAAHRERLRGGPDAMDTDDENPMPLNVIFASGPYTADDNLDFEPLHTFINEAADTYADAVILTGPFIDAEHPLIASGDFDLPEEAVYDPDAATLNTVFKYLISPALNRLVSANPHVTILLVPSVRDVIDRHVSWPQDPFPRKELGLHKSIKILGNPMTLSLNETLVGISSQDALWELKHEELIGGTVEDTNGLSRVARYLIEQRHYFPLFPPTDRTKLPKTGRQVIDGQAAPGAMLDISYLKLGEMVNVRPDVLIVPSALPPFAKVIESVLVINPGYLSQRKRAGTYARMTLYPPKLSEADAAPGGMLAHRIFERARVEVTRI; encoded by the exons ATGGCCGATCCAGTCGTGGCCGAGCTCAACGAGCGCTTCGGCACTGCCAACACCGAGCTCTCTCCAGATGTCATATATGAGCTCCAGTCGATTATGCGCCTGCACGAACTCGACGTTCAAGACATGTTCTTCAAGTGGGAGTCGTACTGCATCAAGATGGACATGGACCAGCCCAAGATGTCCATGTCCACTGTTCGCAAGTTCAAGCAGGACCTACAAGACACACTAGAACGAGCAAACCGAGCTCAGGCGTTGGAGCAAGTCAAGACCGAAAAGCGACCGGGAGGAACACCAAGGCCAGGAGCGAGGAACAATAGCGATGTGTTTGGTATGCTTGATGGACTCACAACACCGGCAGCTCGACGGGCAGCAAAGCTTGGTTCGGCTAGGAAAACACCAATGGGGACTCCCATCGGCTCCCGCTTGAAGAATGAGCCCGTAAGCTCGCCGATGAAGCTGGAGGCACAACTAGATGCCATGGGCGTGATTCC ACCATCTTCTTTCAAAGATAGACCAAACGCCGGCGAAGTGATCGAAATCCTCAACGAAAATCTCCCTGCGCCCGAACCACCCATCGCTCCCTTCGGCGAGTCCCGCATCAAACTTACTGCCGCCTCCGATCTGAAGAAATTGGGCTACAAGCCACTAGCAATGAAGCTTTCTGAAGCATCCGAGATCTTGGACGACAGGATAGACGACTTTACAAGTTTGGTTCTGGAACATTACAAGTTGGACGAGTCGGTATTCGGCAGCGCGGCTATGCAGAGTACCACAGAGATCGTGGCAGTCGGGCGTGTCGCCTCTGATACGTCCGAGGGCAAGCTCAACGCCGCTTCCCTCGTGTTAGAAACCTCCAGAAAGTTGGGCGGCGGTTTCCGGGTACCCCTAAACGTCAGCAAGCTCAAGGGTTACCAGTTCTTCCCCGGACAGATCGTCGCACTACGCGGAACCAATACCACGGGGCGTGAGTTCACCGTCAACGAAGTCATACGCATGCCTCTCATGGGCAATGCTGCCTCCACACTAGAGACCATGGCAGCACACCGTGAGAGGCTACGCGGCGGTCCGGACGCCATGGACACCGACGACGAAAACCCCATGCCTCTTAACGTCATCTTTGCCTCTGGCCCCTACACCGCCGACGACAACCTCGACTTCGAGCCCCTCCACACTTTCATCAACGAAGCAGCAGACACCTATGCCGACGCCGTCATCCTCACCGGCCCCTTCATCGACGCCGAGCACCCCCTCATTGCATCAGGCGACTTCGACCTCCCCGAGGAAGCCGTCTACGACCCTGACGCTGCAACTCTGAACACTGTCTTCAAGTATCTCATCTCGCCCGCGCTGAACCGACTCGTGTCCGCCAATCCGCACGTCACCATCCTGCTCGTTCCCTCGGTTCGCGACGTAATCGACCGCCACGTCTCTTGGCCGCAAGACCCCTTCCCCCGCAAGGAGCTCGGCCTGCACAAGAGCATCAAGATCCTTGGCAACCCAATGACGCTCAGCCTCAACGAGACGTTGGTGGGGATCAGCAGTCAGGATGCGCTGTGGGAGCTCAAGCATGAGGAGCTGATTGGCGGCACGGTGGAGGATACCAATGGCTTGTCGAGGGTGGCGAGGTATCTGATCGAGCAGAGGCATTATTTCCCGCTGTTTCCGCCGACGGATCGGACGAAGCTGCCCAAGACGGGGAGACAGGTGATTGATGGGCAGGCTGCGCCGGGCGCCATGCTGGATATCAGTTATTTGAAGTTGGGCGAGATGGTTAATGTGCGTCCGGATGTGTTGATTGTGCCGAGCGCGTTGCCGCCTTTCGCCaag GTCATTGAAAGTGTGTTGGTCATCAACCCCGGGTATCTATCACAACGCAAGCGAGCCGGTACATATGCCAGGATGACACTGTATCCGCCAAAACTGTCGGAGGCGGATGCTGCGCCAGGTGGGATGCTTGCCCATAGGATCTTTGAGAGGGCAAGAGTCGAGGTCACCAGGATTTAA